The following coding sequences are from one Pasteurellaceae bacterium RH1A window:
- a CDS encoding FAD-dependent 2-octaprenylphenol hydroxylase, with protein MKSADLVIVGAGMVGLALAGQLAACDCRIILVEQAPPQFNLEQTSNRVSAINFASQSLLEEIGAWQHIPAQKRSPYDQMEVWEKDSFAQIQFDNQDPALRALGLDQLGFIIENQQIQHALYEQVKTQANVEFVFDKLQKLGISENGAFLTFEDGQMLSAKLVVGADGAQSWVRNQSHIPLISRDYEHTALVCNVKTAEPHEQTARQIFAPDSILAFLPMKDPHQCSIVWSLPPERAAALQACEEADFNKQLTIAFDNRLGLCHLQGSRNIYPLVARYARDFAQPRLALIGDAAHTIHPLAGLGVNLGFADAKCLAQELALHLAAGHDIGDYRHLRRFERKRKVEAVKLLGSMGVLKELFADDHPVKKLVRGLGLSLTNQLRPVKNQLLKQALGLPTHL; from the coding sequence ATGAAAAGTGCAGATCTTGTTATTGTCGGTGCTGGTATGGTGGGTCTGGCCTTAGCTGGCCAGCTGGCAGCTTGTGACTGCCGCATTATTTTGGTGGAACAGGCTCCGCCCCAGTTCAATTTAGAACAAACCAGCAATCGGGTCAGCGCCATCAATTTTGCCAGCCAAAGCCTTTTGGAAGAGATCGGGGCCTGGCAGCATATTCCTGCTCAAAAACGCTCGCCCTATGATCAGATGGAGGTCTGGGAAAAAGACAGCTTTGCCCAGATCCAGTTTGATAACCAAGACCCTGCCCTGCGGGCCTTGGGCCTAGATCAACTGGGCTTTATTATTGAAAACCAGCAGATCCAACACGCCCTGTATGAGCAGGTCAAAACCCAGGCCAATGTGGAATTTGTTTTTGACAAGCTGCAAAAGCTGGGCATCAGCGAAAACGGTGCCTTTCTCACCTTTGAAGATGGGCAAATGCTCTCGGCCAAATTGGTGGTGGGGGCTGATGGCGCCCAGTCTTGGGTGCGAAACCAAAGCCATATTCCCCTCATTTCTAGGGATTATGAACACACCGCCCTGGTCTGTAATGTCAAAACAGCAGAACCTCATGAGCAAACCGCCCGCCAAATTTTTGCCCCTGATAGCATTCTGGCCTTTTTGCCCATGAAGGATCCGCATCAATGCTCCATTGTCTGGTCACTGCCACCTGAAAGGGCTGCCGCTCTCCAGGCCTGTGAGGAAGCCGACTTTAACAAGCAACTGACCATCGCCTTTGACAACCGCCTGGGCCTCTGCCACTTGCAAGGTTCTCGCAATATTTACCCGCTTGTTGCCCGCTATGCACGGGATTTCGCCCAGCCCCGCCTGGCCTTAATTGGTGATGCCGCCCATACCATCCACCCGCTGGCAGGCTTGGGCGTGAATTTGGGCTTTGCCGATGCAAAATGCCTGGCCCAAGAGTTAGCCCTACACCTGGCCGCAGGCCATGATATCGGCGACTACCGCCACCTCAGACGCTTTGAACGCAAAAGAAAAGTAGAGGCCGTGAAACTTTTAGGCAGCATGGGGGTCTTAAAGGAACTGTTTGCAGATGATCACCCAGTAAAAAAACTGGTGCGGGGCTTGGGCCTTAGCCTAACCAATCAGCTTAGGCCGGTGAAAAACCAGCTGCTCAAACAAGCACTTGGTTTGCCTACTCATCTGTAA
- a CDS encoding acyl-phosphate glycerol 3-phosphate acyltransferase, whose protein sequence is MLKLLRIILVALAAILVSVVGSVYALCRLRHPSSVGVVARMFGALHPLVGLKVIRREKPEFNQPAIYIGNHQNNYDMVTIAGMVPPRTVSVGKKSLIWVPFFGLVYWATGNIFIHRENRSSAIGTMNKVADIIKARQISVWMFPEGTRSRGRGLLPFKTGAFHTAIAAGVPIVPIVCSSLHNKVDLNRWNNGTVICEAMDPIDTSGYSRENLRELIDLCQQKMADKIAQLDAEIAQLDKQA, encoded by the coding sequence ATGCTAAAACTCCTCCGTATTATTCTAGTCGCCCTGGCGGCCATTTTGGTGTCTGTGGTTGGCTCTGTTTATGCCCTTTGCCGCCTGCGCCACCCAAGCTCGGTGGGCGTGGTGGCCCGTATGTTTGGGGCCTTGCATCCGCTAGTGGGGCTGAAGGTTATTCGCCGGGAAAAGCCTGAATTTAACCAACCCGCTATCTACATCGGCAACCACCAAAACAACTATGATATGGTGACCATTGCCGGCATGGTGCCGCCTCGCACGGTGTCGGTCGGCAAGAAAAGCCTGATTTGGGTGCCTTTTTTTGGCCTGGTTTACTGGGCAACAGGCAATATTTTTATTCACCGAGAAAACCGCAGCAGCGCCATTGGCACCATGAACAAGGTGGCTGATATTATCAAGGCACGCCAGATTTCGGTTTGGATGTTCCCTGAAGGCACCCGCAGCCGTGGTCGTGGCCTCCTGCCCTTTAAAACGGGCGCTTTCCACACCGCCATTGCCGCCGGCGTGCCCATTGTGCCGATTGTGTGTTCCTCCTTACATAATAAGGTGGATCTAAACCGCTGGAACAATGGCACGGTTATTTGCGAGGCCATGGACCCGATTGATACCAGCGGCTATAGCCGTGAAAACCTGCGGGAGCTGATTGACCTCTGCCAGCAAAAAATGGCCGACAAGATTGCCCAACTGGATGCCGAAATTGCCCAACTGGATAAGCAGGCCTAG
- a CDS encoding proline--tRNA ligase → MRTSQYLLSTLKETPNDAQVVSHQLMLRAGMIRPLASGLYTWLPTGVRVLNKVTNIIREEMNKSGAIETLMPLSQPAELWEESGRWDDYGPELLRFADRNNRPFVLGPTHEEVITDLVRREVSSYKQLPLTLYQIQLKFRDEIRPRFGVMRGREFTMKDAYSFHTSYESLQETYEVMHQTYCNIFNRLGLDFRPVQADTGSIGGTGSHEFQVLAQSGEDDIVFSTESNYAANIELAEAIAVGERQAPTAEMQLVDTPNAKTIHELVEQFNLPIEKTVKTLIVKGASEEAPLVALIIRGDHELNEIKAVKLPEVAEPFEFADEAEIKAKIGAGVGSLGPVNLNIPAIIDRSVALMSDFGAGANIDGKHYFNINWERDVALPKVADLRNVVEGDPSPDGKGTLLIKRGIEVGHIFQLGTKYSEAMKATVQGEDGRPQTMIMGCYGIGVTRVVAAAIEQNFDERGIKWPDPIAPFTVAIVPMNMHKSEKVQAFAQELYASLKAQNVDVIFDDRKERPGVMFADMELIGVPHTIVIGEKNLENGEVEYKNRRTGEKVMVKRDEVQAFLKAQIQL, encoded by the coding sequence ATGCGTACCAGTCAATATTTACTTTCAACCCTCAAAGAAACCCCAAATGATGCTCAGGTGGTCAGCCACCAGTTAATGCTGCGAGCAGGCATGATCCGCCCGCTGGCCTCTGGCCTTTACACTTGGTTGCCAACTGGTGTGCGGGTGCTCAATAAGGTCACCAACATTATCCGTGAAGAAATGAACAAGAGCGGGGCCATTGAAACCCTGATGCCGCTTAGCCAGCCAGCTGAACTCTGGGAAGAATCCGGCCGTTGGGACGACTATGGCCCTGAGCTTCTACGCTTTGCCGACCGTAATAACCGCCCCTTCGTGCTAGGTCCAACCCACGAGGAAGTGATTACCGACCTGGTTCGCCGTGAAGTCAGCTCCTACAAACAGCTGCCACTGACCCTTTACCAAATCCAGCTCAAATTCCGTGACGAAATCCGCCCACGTTTCGGGGTCATGCGAGGCCGTGAATTTACCATGAAGGATGCCTATTCCTTCCACACCAGCTATGAAAGCCTGCAAGAAACCTACGAGGTTATGCACCAAACCTACTGCAATATCTTTAACCGTTTAGGTTTGGATTTCCGCCCAGTCCAGGCAGACACTGGCTCCATCGGGGGGACAGGCTCGCACGAGTTCCAGGTGCTGGCCCAAAGCGGTGAGGACGACATCGTCTTTTCCACCGAGTCCAACTATGCCGCCAATATTGAATTGGCCGAAGCCATTGCCGTGGGCGAGCGTCAAGCTCCAACGGCAGAAATGCAGCTTGTTGATACCCCAAATGCCAAAACCATTCACGAATTAGTGGAACAGTTCAACCTGCCGATTGAGAAAACGGTGAAAACCCTGATTGTGAAGGGGGCTAGTGAGGAAGCACCTTTGGTCGCACTCATTATCCGTGGTGACCACGAGCTCAACGAAATCAAGGCGGTGAAATTGCCAGAGGTGGCCGAGCCTTTTGAGTTTGCGGATGAGGCGGAAATCAAGGCCAAAATCGGTGCGGGCGTTGGCTCACTTGGCCCGGTGAACCTCAATATTCCAGCCATTATCGACCGCAGTGTTGCCCTTATGAGCGACTTCGGTGCAGGGGCCAATATTGACGGCAAGCACTACTTCAACATCAACTGGGAGCGGGATGTAGCCCTGCCAAAAGTGGCCGATTTACGCAACGTGGTAGAGGGCGATCCAAGCCCGGATGGTAAGGGTACGCTGCTTATCAAACGTGGGATTGAAGTTGGCCATATCTTCCAACTTGGCACCAAATATTCCGAAGCCATGAAAGCGACTGTGCAAGGCGAAGACGGCCGTCCGCAAACCATGATCATGGGCTGCTACGGCATTGGTGTGACCCGTGTGGTGGCGGCTGCCATTGAGCAGAACTTTGACGAGCGTGGCATTAAGTGGCCAGATCCAATCGCCCCGTTTACTGTTGCCATCGTGCCAATGAATATGCACAAGTCAGAAAAAGTCCAAGCCTTTGCCCAAGAGCTTTACGCCAGCCTTAAGGCCCAAAATGTGGATGTGATTTTTGACGACCGCAAGGAACGCCCGGGTGTCATGTTTGCTGATATGGAGCTGATCGGCGTGCCGCACACTATCGTGATTGGCGAGAAAAACCTAGAAAACGGCGAAGTCGAATACAAAAACCGCCGCACTGGGGAAAAAGTCATGGTGAAGCGGGATGAGGTGCAGGCCTTCTTAAAGGCACAAATTCAGCTTTAA